The segment GGTTTGagttttaacattgtttttaacattgttaGAGCTACTAGACCACAGGATTTAGTGTTTGAGGATGGAGATCATGATGCTTCTGCCCATATAGGAAGTTGAGGGGTCCAATGCAGAAGCCGAACACATGGCGGTCCTCTCGGGTGGGTGAGAcattacagatttattttattttattttattttattttattttattttattttattaaatgaaatgaatcaCCCTTGAGCATAAGATagacagtaggtggcggtaacgCTCCTAAAGGGTGAACGACCATTGAGCAAAAAGAAGCAGCAGAAGAGATTGGAATTGATGTAGTGCGCGCTCTAGCGGCTCGCGCTCGCTGTTGTGTACGCGCAGAGGAAGATGGCGTCCGGCGTGAGGCAGGAGCTCGCGCAGCTGATGAACTCCAGCGGGTCTCACAAAGATCTAGCTGGGAAGTATGTCACTTTAAGTCATTTACTCAAATTGTCACTTACTGTATGTCTGTTGCATGAATTCATTATTGCTTAGTTTTTTGAAAGAAACATGTAATGCTGCAGTCGAGATGAGTACAAGCTAACATCACCCAGCTAACGTTAGCGTGAGGAACTGCAGTGCATGATCTATCTGTCAACATGCTtcgattatttttttgttatactgCAAAATCGCTATTATTAATGGTTTGTAGTTATTAGAATCATTAATCCATACTCGTATGGTaatgtatttatggatttaatggGACATTTTCcaaggactggagtaatgacaagTTAGCTTAAATAagcacttatttattttaatagtttgatTTGAGGTCATTTATATGCTAGTGTGTTCCTAAAAGTGGACAACATGGTCTTTCATCAGACATACACAACATTTAACAGTCTTTCTTTTCTGGTTAAAATATGACCAAATATATTGATGACTCATCTTGCATTTAGGGGCATGTTTAAAGTTTTGTCCAATCAGATGTTCTAGAATGAACATGCCTTGCCCCCAACAGCGCGTGCTTATTTGTTTGCTAACAATTTTAATGACTGTGTTTTGACAGATATCGTCAAATATTAGAAAAGGCTCTTCAGTTTATTGATGCAGAACAACTTGAGGCACTGAAAGCATTTGTTGAAGCGAGTAAGTAcactaatatttaatatgcaaGTCTGGCCATATTAATAGAATTGAATCAGCTTGATATGAGAACGTACACATTCTACTCTTAACATTGTCTGAATTGATGAACTTCACTATTTCTCTCACTTGTGCAGTGGTGAATGAGAACGTCAGCCTGGTCATATCCAGACAGCTGCTGACAGACTTTTGCACGCATCTTCTAAACTTACCGGACAGCACTGCGAAAGCTGTGTGTCACTTCACCCTGGAGAAGATCCAGCCCAGAGTCATCTCCTTTGAAGAACAGGTATGTGTCATGAAAAACACTCTCAGATCAATGCTGGGATCATGTATGAGCCAATCTCATGCTCTTCCAGGTGGCTTCGATCAGACAGCATCTAGCCACGATCTATGAGAAAGAGGAGGACTGGAGGAACGCAGCGCTGGTTCTTGTGGGGATCCCGCTGGAGACGGGTCAGAAGTAAGATCACACACAAGCTGAAGCTGCTTATTTGCATCTGCTTGTCACTGCTGATTAGTTTATGTTGTTCATGTCTATTTGTCTGATTCAACAGACAGTACAATGTGGACTATAAGCTGGACACTTACCTCAAAATCGCCCGTCTGTATTTGGAGGATGATGACCCGGTTCAGGCCGAGGCCTACATCAACCGAGCGTCTTTACTTCAGAATGAATCCACCAATGAACAGCTGCAGATTCACTACAAGGTGCACCATCCATTGAACTATATACAGTGCACAGTATCTAGTTGGGCTGAGCGGTATTTCAAATAGATTTGTGCATTTTAAAGAATCATtagaatttaattgaaaaattgCTTTGTTTATTTACCCATAAAGCTTACTAATAAGCAGTTGATAACTGTCTTGTAAGctgttaatgaataaatatttacaaaaacttACAACACGGttcttatattttacaaatattcattcatttaaatgtaattaaaaaacatgcttatatatatatatatatatatatatatatatatatatatatatatatatatatatatatatatatataaagaaatgtatatagatatgattttatatttagaaaatcatttagcttgttttatatttgtaaacaacaaataaattaatgtaaataatattttaataactgaattataaatgtattcctttattaataatataattacttgtttaattacacaaaatatataataaaattccGTATACAATTTGGATATCTGTATGACTggtgataaaaaaacaaacaattgtttGGTGGCCCAACTAGTCTTGTCAAAAGACAtggtactttggtaccaagtcggtataaaacaatgaaaatgtgacggtaccaggtttctttgagtaccggtagtaccgaggaCCTGGTCACCAGGGTTTTTGACGAATAGAGCGCTATGATTTCCACGACGCAGAAAAcacggacggaatctcaaaatccagacatgaaaatgaaacttatattttaatatggacagtcacagaatttgtcaaagttagcatagattaatcaaatcaaatctccatatggaccagtatctgtaaatgttaagccacaaaagttgtttgaaatatgaatccatgttctgcgcgtctctgtgtgaatgaatgaatggcagagatttgcgggtttgtttactacatagactgaagcgaatgacgcttgcagtaatttcaatgaggacataaacacattaacaacatcaccagaactgttctgagtcacttcacaagcattttaccatttcatttgagtaaaaccagtgtctaTTCAAAGGTatacccgtcaaaataaaagttcatttttacataaaggcattgtgctagaaatatcactattatttagtagaatgtattaaaattaataaaacgttCTAAAGaaaaaatcacacaatatttcttccatgttttcattttaaaagcaaatcccattttttaaccaaaaaatttaatgtttaaatttcataaattaaaagaaaaatttaatttgggtgaaacttgtttaatgtttttcataattatgttacttttagaaaaactttaaacacaattgtaaataagtataaaaaatggCATTGGTGTTatgtttagtgataaaaagtgtttttgtttctttattagcatagttttgtgttttgctttggtaccgaaatcggtaccgagaaccgtggatttacactggtatcggtaccgaatactgaaattttggtatcgtgacaacgcTAGGCCCAACCATtctaatgcaaaaataattatatccAAATACTAAGGTCTGTTAGATTACTTACTGGACagtgtgtgatttaatttttatttattaatttttcttataTCTGGCTGCTTTATGATTATtgtgaactgtaatgttttgcaGGTATGTTACTCCAGAGTTCTGGATTATCGGAGGAAGTTCATTGAAGCAGCTCAGCGCTACAATGAGCTTTCTTATAAATCCATCGTCCATGAGACTGAGCGCCTGGAGGCCCTGAAGCATGCGCTTCACTGCACTATACTGGCGTCCGCAGGTACTCTTCATTACATCACTAACAGTCAAACTGCTGGAACTGTGGCTAAAGCGTTTCAGACTCATTTGAAGCTGTACACATTATATAATCAGTTCTTAATGTGTCCAAAAGGTCAGCAGCGCTCTCGTATGTTAGCTACGCTCTTCAAGGATGAACGCTGTCAGCAACTCGCCGCCTACGGCATCCTGGAAAAAATGTACCTGGATCGAATCATTCGGGGAAACCAGCTGCAGGAGTTTGCTGCCATGCTGATGCCGCATCAGAAAGCCACCACAGCCGACGGTATTACATGTTATGCTTTAGTACTGTCATTCATTCATGTTCTTTGCTAGGAAAGACTAATGACTAACGCTTTCAGGTTCAAGCATCTTAGACCGAGCAGTCATTGAGCACAACCTGCTGTCTGCTAGCAAACTCTACAATAACATCACGTTTGAAGAGCTAGGAGCTCTTCTGGAGATCCCTCCTGCAAAGGTACAGctgactgactgactgtctgcgaaagaagtcttttatgctctccaaggcatttatttgatcagaacaagacaaagagtaatattgtgaaatgctattacaatttaaagctgcagtctatagctctttttttttttttttttaaatggtccgaaatatatatttgagcaagtacataaccagccagtgttcaGAACTCTGAAACTGTAGCTCTCttactttatattaataataataagattatttGGGTGAATCGAGATTGTGATCTTAAAATTATAAATCGAGCAAATCTATGTAAACGCACGAAATTGTTTTGCAAGTATATCGCTACAAGATCTCATCACATCCCtagtttgatgtgatatgagctaaccGATCATTAGATTTAATCACCATTAgtagtgtgattttttttattgcaatggttttttcctcagttggtcagatCACAAGTTTTAGACTTGTTTCTTATTTGTTCAGATGACAATATCTTGTGCAAATTCTTATTTGGGTCCTACTTCCAAGACGTAGACTCTTGTTATTCAGAAGTACAGTGAATATCCACACTAGTGCAGTGAATGACAGCTACAATTCAACTTAAAACTTTAGATTCATCCGCGCTGAGGAGCCATGCACAAACctacataaagaaaaaatgtCTGCAAATAGCTGCAATTGCAGGTTTCAAACGCAGATTGGTGACAAAGAGGCAAAACTGCAGcttttaaaggtgcactaagcaatttttgaaaaacattttcgaCTGCAGTGTCAGACCGAGGTTGTTTATTTTTGATAGATGAGTAATGTTGATTTCGTATTGTTCAACACAACTTATCTGTGTTGGCTTTGGTTTAAATGCTTGCATGTTATCTTTGCTTGTATCCGCAATTGTCGTTATGCCAGGGTTGTGTGCGTATGTGTGGGGCAGAGATATACAAATAGGGGTAaggtcctgttggggtatgggCGTGTTTGTGCTGGTCCTTTCAAATATCAATGTTGTTTGGCAAAAATCGCTTGGTGCACCTTTAAACTAAAAGTTTTCTTTTAagataaattgtaaaatgtaatgtattcctgtgatcaaagctgtattttcagcatcattactccagtgttcagtgtcacatgatcttcagaaatcattctatagtGCCTCTGGACATAATTCACAACGCTTCACTTTTTCCACATTTTGTTATGTTACAGCCTTATTCCAAAAtggattaaattaataatttttcttaaaattctaGAATTTTGAGGAAAATAATGAATTGAATCCATATTATAATAAAGCTGTAACATAACAAAATGTGGAAAAAGCGAAAAGCCGTGAATACTTTCCAGATTCactgtgtatatacacacatcttTGTTTTCCAACAGGCAGAAAAGATAGCGTCTCAAATGATTACTGAGGGCCGCATGAATGGATTCATTGACCAGATAGATGGCATTGTCCATTTTGAAAGTAAGTTTGGTTTGGGGCTGAATATGTTGTATAAAAACTGTGTAACAATGGATAAAATTGAACGATGACTCTTATTTCCATCAGCGCGAGAGCCGTTGCCCACCTGGGACAAGCAGATTCAGTCCCTGTGCTTCCAGGTGAACAACCTCCTGGAGAAGATCAGTCAGGCAGCACCCGAGTGGACGGCACAAGCCATCGAGGCCCAGATGACCCAGTGAACTCTTCTGAACGCTTTGCTTTCCCTTTTCTCATTGGTCAAAACCCAAAAGACTCCCATTGGACTTAATTCAACCcagcacatatatatattaacgtTCTGTTGAACTTGACATTTTGGCTTGTGAAGTTAATGTTTTCATAGTTATGGTCTATGAGTATCCGATGCTGAATAAACACCGTGAAAATGTCTTTGTGTCTCAGAAATGTTGTCTCTGTTTTGCTTCACGTCTTTACTGCTAGAAACcactattcaattcaattcaattcaattcaagtttatttgtatagcgctttttacaaaataaatcgttacaaagcaactttacagaaaattgtttctacaaatttagtagtagctagtagtttgtgcacatttgacaggattttagaaaaaataaaaataataataataatacaagacgtagtcagctagacgatgaactatcaatattattaagttattataggattcagtcacacatttagcaataattgttagttctgtttgttgattcaaggttagcatcatctggggtcctctgagggtcagcatcatctcttctcaggtgttctggatacagactggagcttgtttaaatcctagttaccccgggatgtaaatcccgtggcgaaacatagaaacaaaatacagacatcattagcatagttgctgatccaacaaagtaaaattagtttaacccaagttaatgaataataatgcacCTTttaacagatgcaactacactcacaattaaaaagatacattattcgaatgcttggcgaaagagatgtgtttttaatctagatttaaacagagagagtgtgtctgaaccccgaacattatcaggaaggctattccagagtttgggagccaaactATTAATCAAAGTGTCTCCCTTTTCAAGTCTGATTTCAGTGTCAAAAGATAtaattttaatgtgaaataatacAAACCTTGTGAATAGTTCAACGAAAGCTAACAAGTATGCAAGAATGTTTctagtcagtttttttttactagtaagaTTTGTAACTGAACTCTACAGTGGTCATAACATAAGTAAAAAGCAACTATGACTAGTGTAAGATTTTGTTACTAGCAAGAATGACAAAAAATAGGCCCACTAGCAATATAATTTCAACACCTTCTCTATAGCCAAGCTCTATGTAACAACTTCTCTAAGTCTCGTGCAAAGCATATTGGGAACTACTTTTGCAGAAAAAAGTATTAATACCAAAAGAGACAATTTAGTCAAATGAAGACCAGAAGTAAAATTTAGccagtttattaaataataaaattacagctTCAAAACAACATCACATGATATTAAAAACCTTGAAGTGGAGACTAATC is part of the Carassius auratus strain Wakin chromosome 10, ASM336829v1, whole genome shotgun sequence genome and harbors:
- the LOC113109675 gene encoding COP9 signalosome complex subunit 4-like, whose protein sequence is MASGVRQELAQLMNSSGSHKDLAGKYRQILEKALQFIDAEQLEALKAFVEAMVNENVSLVISRQLLTDFCTHLLNLPDSTAKAVCHFTLEKIQPRVISFEEQVASIRQHLATIYEKEEDWRNAALVLVGIPLETGQKQYNVDYKLDTYLKIARLYLEDDDPVQAEAYINRASLLQNESTNEQLQIHYKVCYSRVLDYRRKFIEAAQRYNELSYKSIVHETERLEALKHALHCTILASAGQQRSRMLATLFKDERCQQLAAYGILEKMYLDRIIRGNQLQEFAAMLMPHQKATTADGSSILDRAVIEHNLLSASKLYNNITFEELGALLEIPPAKAEKIASQMITEGRMNGFIDQIDGIVHFETREPLPTWDKQIQSLCFQVNNLLEKISQAAPEWTAQAIEAQMTQ